The genomic stretch attcacacagctaagaagtatTGGATGGAGGACCTCAACACAGAATTCTGTGTTTATGCCCAGTATTCTTCTGAATACAGAATTTCTTCAGAGGAAGTGTAAatgagaaattgaagaaaaccCATATGCAACACTGTGAGAAGAGAGACATAGCTGTGTGAAGAGTCAAAAGAGGAACATTTCATAGGAGTCTCACTGCAGCCGAGGCATTTGAGTCTTTTCTAGGGGACGCCTGCTCTGGGCGAGGTGAGATGCAGGACCTGGGAATTCAGAGGTAGAGACAACACAGTTCCTGCCTTAGGATGGGCTCCCGTTTCAGTGGAGGAGGCTTCCCTGTAAACAGATAAATTACGGTGCAGGGTAATTAGAACCAGACTAGTGATGGAGGAAGCACAGCTGGAGGTCAGAGAAAGGAGCCATGAATTCTGTTCAAAGTGAGGGGCTGGGAAGAGAAGGGAGCTGAGGAGAGCAGGCTTGGTGGTGGGCGCAGGGGGCGGCCGAGGTGGTGGTGTGATGGTGGTATGGGCCGAATGTCTTGAGGGTAGAAGGCActgggtgggcagaggaggggagcaTTTTGGGCAGCcatgtaaccgagcaggaccctaggAGGCTTTCCCAGAATAGACCCCCACCCATGTGctccgcctgccttttgtctgtagaaaaactttagtcaaagaataaatttaatcagagaagtgagaaaatgcagaaagaaagggaaacggtcaagcaagacaaaataataatactttagccattaatcatagtcaaggacctttagttcctcctcaaggactatagatattattctgagccacgtcctttgagctgttttacagatactaaaactcccaccaggtggaagaagttaactgtatgctgtcCACAAGcgcgtagaccccagaccagttggaaccagaaggttgatgatgctgactcccgattacctcaccgccaaccaatcagaagaacgtccacgagctgaccacaccctgctccttgaacactataagactcctcactaccccctccagggcgggacacacagtcttgaggatgttagcccactgtggccccctttgtctggcaaagcaataaaagctactcttttctacctcaccccaaactctgtctccTCCCTTCTCTTCGCATTTCTATTTGGCACCGGTGAAGAGGTCGGTTTTCGGGAACAGCTGGAGTAGCAAGACCAAACTGCAGGCCACtgaggggctggagggtggggcacGAGGGTCAGGGGGTAGAACCCCCTTTTGCAACTTAGTGAGGTCACTTCTGCTCTCTAGACTTTATCCATTGGAACAGTGAAGGGTGAGCAGAAAAGCAAGCTCACATTTGTTTTCATGGTAAAACCCTTTGTTCACTTGAAACCTCCATGGAGGCCCAATGTGTAAATGAGAAGGTGGAGGATGTTTTTTTCTTAACAGGAAACAGATCTGCTGTTGTTTGGAACTATATTGTGAAAAATCCTTGATGGGGGGAAGGGGCAGATCCTCACCCTGGGGTCTGAACATGCACCAAGACTTGGAGAAGACAGAGCTGCTTTGTCTGAGGGAGGGAGGGCCTCTCGGGCAGTCCAGGAGGGCAGGCGAGAGGAACCCAGCAAAATGGGGGGAGGGTCACTCCACTCTTGCCGTggcctcccttccccagcctcacccacccGCAGTCCATTCTCCACTCTATCAAAATCCGGAGGAAcccttttaaaaggcaaaatccttcaatggctcccctCACTCTCGGAAGGAATCCAAACTCCTGACCATGGCCTCCCAGGCCCTGCGGCCTCCGCCCGCTGGCTGCTGCCCAGACCTTGCCTCCCACTGGCTTCCCTCGCTTACCACCAgccaccctgccctccctgctGTTTCTGAATTCATCCCACGTGCTTCCTGCTCAGGGCTCTGGTACTTATTGTTCCCTCTGCCCGGCCCACTCCTCACCCAAATATCTGTATTTCTCTCCATCACTGCAATCAGGTCTCTTTGCAAATGTTACCTGAGCAGAGGCCCCTTTAAGCCAGAGCAGCAGTCTCCCCATCCCTCTTCACGTTCCCTCTCTGCTTTGATGATTTCTTCAGAGCACATATCATGTAGTAACATTCATTTGATGACTCCGCCTGCTGGAGTGAAAGCTCCTGAGGGTGGGGTTTGACTCTCTTCCTCCTTGCTATCTCTCCAGCATCTGGGGTGGTGCCTCCAACATAGAGATGCTCCATAAACATGTGCTGAGTTAGTCGTTTTGCTAAGGGGGCAGAGGAGACAGTGAGTGTGAGTTGCCTGGGATAGCAGAAAGCTTGGGAAGGCTTTGGACTTTCCCTGCCTGTAGCACTGGAGCAGGGGTACCTTCCACTGCTTATAGGGACTGGGGCAGGTAGGCACCCAGCTGGCACATGGGTTAAATGTGAACTAGTTTAAATAGGAGCTAATGAGGTAGAAGCAGAGGGGGGCCTGGTGTCCCACAGCCTTCACCTTCTTCCTTCTGGATCCTCAGGCACAGCATCAGAGCAAACTCTAAGATGTACCAGCATTAGCTACGCAGTGGCCCTCCTCGTCTCCAGGACGACAGAGGATGAACCCTGAGACCCCTCCCACTGGAGGAAGGGTATCTCTGTCACTCTGGAAAGGGGACTCAGGAACTTTTGCTCGGAACCCAGGGACCAATCTGCAGGCATGGAGGAGACTCTGGATCTCGGCATGAAACTGAACCTGTGACAAGCGTAGGAGCCTCTATTCTGAGGGTCCCAGATGTGTCAGTCATGGAAATGTGAGGGTGTTTTCCCAAGGTGTTCACCTCAGACCTCTCTGAGCTGCCATCTTTGATTCCCTGTGTTTGGTCACAGACTCTGTGATGTGCTCCTATTAAAGAAGAAGAGACGGATGAtaatgagagaggagagagggggaggagttAGAGAGAGAGCTTGGGAGAgatgaagagacaaagaagagaagaggcaccgagagagagagaatataaagGGAAAACCTCAGGGCAAGAGATGTCAGGGAAAGATCAAGACattaaaggaaggagagagaatcaGGAAAGAAAGGCAAGCACAAAGAAAGGACAAAAGCCATAAGAGAACAAAATGGCTGGAATGAAGCAAAAGTTGTCACCAGGATGTGCTCGTTTTGGACATGCAGAAGGTTGGAGAGGGGAGATCACACAGTGCATCCTTGGCTGCCCTCCTAGCTCCCGGAATCTCCCTGCCAGGAGCCCCACCGTACTTCCGGCTCCTCAGGGTGGGGCTCCCTGTGTTTCCTGGGACGAGTCCTCAGTCCCAGATGGTGAGCCTATAAGGGGGTGGGGTACTCCGAATGCCAGGCTCCTGACCATTACTAACCGAAGCTAAGGGTTCCAGCCCCTCCTTGGGCTCTGTCTTTCTGCCCTGCTGACACAGTGGGTCAGAGGGCCAGTCCTAGAGGGGCCCCAGAAGAGAAGGGCTGGCAAAGAGAAGAAACCGATGACACCAACCCTGGGGAAGTTTCAGACCTACAGGAGGGAGCCATTGCCCTGTGTGGGCTACAGCCCCAGGAAGATTCAGCTATGGTGCCCAGGAGTCCTGAGGGCCCAGAACTGCCCCCAGAGGAGGACCTGTCTGCTTTTACTTCCTCAGCTTCCCACTTGCCCGCTGGACTGACTCTATCTGTTCCAGGGAGGGGGATCTCCAGGTGTCCTGCGGCCTCAAGTCACCGTTCTCAGAGAGAAAAAGTTTGTGAAGAGTCTGACAGATcaaggatggatgaatggaaaaaatagTACAGCAAAATATTAAGATAGAATCTACATAGTGGGCATAGGGATGTTCACTGtacaattctttcaacttttctatactctggattttttcatataaaatataaggggagagaaaaaaaaatgtctggcaAATAGTAGGCATTCCTAAGTATAAGGTGTTGGGAGTGTAATCCCTTTCCAGGAGAATCTATATTTCAAATACCTGCAGAGGACAATGTTTATCCTGAAAGATGGCAGATTGCAGGTGAGGGCACCAGCAGAAACCAAATAGGGGAAGGAGAACCTTGGACCACACCCAGAGGTGATTAGAAAGTTTGCCCACCCAAAGCAGATGGCCCTTCGGTTGGTGATCTTTTCTCAAGTTTATTCTGCCTCTTCTGAGATCTGGGCTTTGGTCCAGAGTTGACCCCACCCTGCCACCTGTAACCCTTGGGGCAGGATAAGATGTTCCAGACCCTGCCTGACAACTGACCCTAAGAGTTTGATCATGTTTGCTCAGGAGGTGAGGTTCACACAATAAAGAGCAGGGGGAGGGCTTGGACTAGGTATAAAAGACCTGGAAGTTTCCAGGGGGTTACTTTGCACTTGAAACTGCCAGGTGAGGGGTGACAGAGGCATGGGCTGAGGGGTGACAGGGATGCCTGGATTTGAATTAGAGGGGATTCAAGCTGAGCTGAAGAAGAGGCTTCCTGGATTGAATGGCTGGGGAGACCTGTGTGTCAGCTAACCGGGGCATCTGGGTGTGAGCTAGTCTTCGGTGTAAGGATATCTGGATCTCAGCTGAAGGACTGGGGACACCTGGGATACACCTATGGCCAGATTTGTGTTAGTGGAGAAGGAGGTATGACAAATAGACCAGGTGCCTGGGATCTCCTATCTTAAGCTGGTTCCGATTCCTTCTCCAACTTCTCAGTCTATCCCACCTGCACCAGAACTGCTTGGACAGTGGTGTTGGCTGTCTCTTCTATCACCAACTTCACTCTCCAAGTGACCCAGGGACCTCTAAAATGCTCCTTTCCTTCTGATTTGAGACTAGGATGAAACTAGGAATTTTAACTATGCCCCAGATGTCCCACAGACTGGGCCAATCTACCACAGGCCTACTTCAGTTAGGTTTTGCTCTGACTCCTGGTTTGATAAACTCAACTATTTCTAGGATTTGGAGATGTCTTTCACTTCTTTAGAAAACTCCTTTCCTGCTTTGTGCCAGGAGGGAACAGGGCTTGACACAGCTTAATCCAGATAGAAGGTCACGACTGATCTTCTGGcttgggagggaagaggagggttgGTTGTAGCCAGAccggagagaggcagagggattGAGGACACATAAGATAGTATTTGTGACAAACAGGACTAGAGACTGTGGACAATTCTTTCTAAGACCAAGACTGGGTGGACGAGGTCTGAGTTGAAGGACCAAGAAACCCAAGCCTCAACTGGAGGTCAGGGGTGCCTGGGTAAATGATATCTGGAGGGATAAGGGTAAACGttcactttctcctttcttcccactCCAGCCCCAGGATGTTGACCATTGCTTTTCTTGCCCTTCTTTGTGCATCAGCCTCTGCCAGTGAGGGTAAGTGAGAAACCAGGAGCCCAGCACTAGATTCAGGGGAAGCAGCTTCCTGTACTGCTGGTGGCCAAGGCTGTCAGTGGCTGATTTGGGGTGGTGGGAACTGAGTTGCGGGAGGAATAAGGGTGGTGGGGAGAAACTGAGCTCTCAGGGGATTTCTCCCCCCAACTCCTCTTTTCCCTCCAGTTCAGGCCAGGTCCTCCTCTTTCAGTGGAGAGTATGGAGGCCGTGGAGGAAAGCCATTCTCCCATTCTAGAAACCAGCTGCATGGCCCCATCACTGCCATTCGTGTCCGAGTTAACAGATACTACATCGTAGGGTAAGATTCTTTGAGTTTCTGTGGTTTGGGGACCTTCTAGGATCTTACTAAATTGTGAATTTCTCAGTCACTTTGGGTCACATCTGTTTCAATCAAGTCACAGGGATAACATGATATGGAAAAATTATTAGAGGACTTGGATTTGAGACCTGTGCTGCCGAAACCCCTAACACTCCCACacttgtgaccttgggtaaatcatATACCATCAACTCAGAGTGACCTGGAAGTTGTCTCGTTTATCCCCCACCCAAGGTTTAAATCCCCTCTGGCATCCTTCATCTTTGCTTGATGCCTCTCCCAAAACTTTATCCTTCTGATCCTGGATTTGTATCCTAGCACAGCATGGACAAGTCTCTTCCCTCATCGGAGCCTTTCAGATGTTTGAAAAATCCCTTTTCTTGTTTCAAGTAGGGGGTGGGGGCCTGGTGGGAGTGTAGACTTCAAATTCAAGCTCTGATATTCACTGTCTGGGTGATTCTGCGCAAGTTGTTTTCCCTCTGTGAGCCTGTTTGTCAGCAAAATGAGGAGTTGAAGTTCCATGTATGATCCCCAAGGGCTTACCCAACCCTCACATTCTGTGGGACTGGCAGGGGGTGTGTCATCCCTGTCACTAGTCTGAAGGTCTCAGCCTGTAGGCCGAGAGGTCCTGAATTCTGATCACCTTACTCAgtgtctcccttccttccctcctcacccctgcccctAGTCTCCAGGTGTGCTACGGCAAGGTGTGGAGCGAATATGTGGGTGGCAAGTTGGGAGAGCTGAAGGAGATCTTTCTGAACCCTGGGGAATCAGTGGTCCAGGTGTCGGGAAAGTACAAGAACTACCTGAGAAAGCTGGTCTTTGTGACTGACAAGTTCCGCTTCTTGACTTTTGGGAAAGACAGAGGCATAAGTTTCAAAGCTGTCCCCTTGTACCCCAACACTGTGCTACGATTCATCAGTGGCCGATCTAGCCGATCCATTATCAATGCCATTGGCTTCCACTGGGATGTCTACCCCAGTGAACACGAGAACTGCTGAGTTGTCCTGCAACACTGCAGTGGGGGTATGGGAACCCCTCACCACTAACCACCATCCACCtgtctcaataaaaaaaataataaaaggcatGGCTAAAGCTAGTGTGCGTATGGGTGCCTGCAGCTGGGATCCACCTCTTGACTCTGGGTATGGATGTGTGAGTCTCATTTCTGGCTATTTGTCAGACGTCAATCTGGGGAAGAGTGGGAGGATGAGGGAGAGAGGTGTAAGAATCCTGGGCTTTTCTTCATAATTTATCAAGAGGAGATAAGATTCTGGCCTGCACCAATTCTTTTTTTCAAGTGTTTACCCAAACTGGAGTTCTAAGGCTGAATGAAGGTAAGACCCAGTTGTGGCTTATCGCCAAAACCCCAAATGTTCCACTCTCCAGCCCTTTTCTCCCCTTTGTCTTCTCCTTGAGATAGTGCCTCTCCACCAAAAGGCTGTCACCTCACTCTCCTGACCTTAACCCACTCACTGTACGTGGGTGGCCTGAGTCATCATCCTTTGTTATTTCCCAGAACCCACCTGACTCCCAAAATTTAGCCTAAGTTCCTGCCAAGGGCTTTGCTTATTACCCCAGCCTAGTTCCTCCCCACCTTTACTCATAAGCCCTGGTGTCCTGGCTCAGCTCTCTCAGACCGCAGTTCTTTCCTCAGGAAGCCACCACCTCCTCAACAGCTTCTACTCTGCCAATATCACCCTCAAAACAAGGGCATCCCAAGGTGGGGGGCAGAGATTTCCATCATGGGTTTCCATGAAGAGAAGGGGCTGGTTAGAGTTCAGGGGAAGCATTAGGGTGACTGGATAGATTCAGCAAGGATACAAAGTTGCTTTGGAAATAATTCTTAGGACTCTAGCTCCTGGTCCTAAATTTctgacagttttttgtttgtttgttttcttttttgtgtgtgtggtggtgattgggggtgggggaacttACTCATTGCTCCCAATAAGTTTATACACATCCCAGAGAATCCCAGTCACATTTCTTCACAATTAGACGAAGATAACGGTTATGTACatgtaattttataaagaaatattaacattACACAAACTTATGCCTAGCCTGTTTTTATAGaaattcctttatttctctcaATTCCATGGAATGGAATACTATGCcactgtaattatatttttattgagatataaatcaCATAATACAAGACTCACCCTTTTAGAGTGTGCCATTCAgaggtttttagtatattcacaaattgtgcagccatcaccactctCTAATCCCAGAATACT from Balaenoptera acutorostrata chromosome 15, mBalAcu1.1, whole genome shotgun sequence encodes the following:
- the ZG16 gene encoding zymogen granule membrane protein 16, whose amino-acid sequence is MLTIAFLALLCASASASEVQARSSSFSGEYGGRGGKPFSHSRNQLHGPITAIRVRVNRYYIVGLQVCYGKVWSEYVGGKLGELKEIFLNPGESVVQVSGKYKNYLRKLVFVTDKFRFLTFGKDRGISFKAVPLYPNTVLRFISGRSSRSIINAIGFHWDVYPSEHENC